The DNA segment CAGCTCTCGCTCCCCGTCGAGGGTGAAGGGGCCCCGGCCTAGCAGCACCTCCATGCGGGACGGATGCGGTGGCTCGGGCGCGTCAACGGATCGTACGAGGAAGCACAGGTCGTCCAGGTCCGCGAAGGCGGCCAGACCCATACGCCCGGTGGTGAGGAAGATGCGTCGGCCGAGTGCGGGCAGCGCCCGTGCCGCTTCTTCCAGCGAATCCACTTCGTGCCACCGGTCGCCCACGACGGGGACCCAGCCGGGCCGGCGCAGGGCGAGCAGGGGAACATGGGTTGCGGCAGCGGCCTGGGCCGCGTTGAAGCTGATCGTCCCGGCGAAGGGGTGGGTGGCGTCGACGACCACGTCGACCGCATGTTCGCGCAGCCACGCAGCCAGTCCCTCAGCCCCTCCGAAGCCGCCGACGCGCGTTTCGCCCGGGGGAAGGCGGGGGCTGGCGACACGCCCCGCGAGGGAGCTGGTCAGTTTCAGCCCGGGGGCGTCGTGAAGCAGTTCCGCAAGGCGGCGGGCCTCCGTGGTGCCGCCGAGGATCAGTACGTGCATGAGGGTGTGGGTCCGTTCGTGAGTGGCAGTGAGGGTCGAGCCATGGTGCAGGTGGGCGGGGCGCAGGGTTCCGGTCAGGTGAAGGGCGGGCGCCGTGGACAGCTGGAGCACACGGGGCTACGGCACGGCTGGACCACGGGGGCCTGTGCCACGGCGGCCACGACGGCCGCGTACACCGCCCTACTGACCGGTGATTTTCCCGACCCGGTGACGATCACGCTGCCCAAGGGGCAGACACCGTCCTTCGCGCTGGCCGCGGAGGAGCTGACCGAAGGCGCCGCGATGGCGGGGATCGTGAAGGACGCGGGGGACGACCCCGACGTCACGCACGGCGCTCTGGTCCGGGCGACGGTCCGGCGGCTGCCCGTAGGCAGTGGCGTCGTCTTCAAGGCGGGCCCGGGCGTGGGGACGGTCACCCGGCCCGGCCTTCCGCTGCCCGTCGGTGAGGCGGCCGTCAACCCCGTGCCCCGGCGGATGATGAGCGAGCACGTCGCCAAGGTGGCCGCCCGGCACGGCGGCAGCGGAGATGTGGAGATCACCGTCTCCGTCGACCACGGCGAGGAGATCGCGCGCTCCACCTGGAACCCACGGCTCGGCATCCTGGGCGGCCTGTCCATCCTCGGCACCACGGGCATCGTCGTGCCGTACTCCTGCTCGGCCTGGATCGACTCCATCCGGCGGGGCGTGGACGTTGCCCGCGCGGCCGGACGCACCCATGTCGCCGGGTGCACCGGGTCGACGTCCGAGAAGACGGTCGTCGCCGAGTACGGCCTGCCCGAGGACGCACTGCTCGACATGGGCGACTTCGCGGGCGCCGTGCTGAAGTACATCCGCCGCCACCCGGTGGACCGCCTCACGATCTGCGGTGGCTTCGCCAAGCTGTCCAAGCTCGCGACGGGCCACCTGGACCTGCACTCCGGCCGCTCGCAGGTCGACAAGGGCTTCCTGGCCGGCCTCGCCCGCAGCGGCGGCGCGGACGAGGTGCTCGCCGCAGAAGTGGCCGCCGCCAACACCGGCCTCGCCGCACTCCAGCTGTGCCAGGCCGCCGACGTGCCGCTGGGCGACCTGGTGGCGCGGGCGGCGCGGGACGAGGCCCTTGCCGTGCTGCGCGGAGCACCGGTCGCCGTGGACGTCATCTGCATCGACCGGGCCGGCACGGTGGTGGGGCGCAGCACGGTCCGCTGAGGCGCCACGTCACCGGCCG comes from the Streptomyces sp. SUK 48 genome and includes:
- a CDS encoding cobalt-precorrin-5B (C(1))-methyltransferase; translated protein: MVQVGGAQGSGQVKGGRRGQLEHTGLRHGWTTGACATAATTAAYTALLTGDFPDPVTITLPKGQTPSFALAAEELTEGAAMAGIVKDAGDDPDVTHGALVRATVRRLPVGSGVVFKAGPGVGTVTRPGLPLPVGEAAVNPVPRRMMSEHVAKVAARHGGSGDVEITVSVDHGEEIARSTWNPRLGILGGLSILGTTGIVVPYSCSAWIDSIRRGVDVARAAGRTHVAGCTGSTSEKTVVAEYGLPEDALLDMGDFAGAVLKYIRRHPVDRLTICGGFAKLSKLATGHLDLHSGRSQVDKGFLAGLARSGGADEVLAAEVAAANTGLAALQLCQAADVPLGDLVARAARDEALAVLRGAPVAVDVICIDRAGTVVGRSTVR
- a CDS encoding cobalt-precorrin-6A reductase; the encoded protein is MHVLILGGTTEARRLAELLHDAPGLKLTSSLAGRVASPRLPPGETRVGGFGGAEGLAAWLREHAVDVVVDATHPFAGTISFNAAQAAAATHVPLLALRRPGWVPVVGDRWHEVDSLEEAARALPALGRRIFLTTGRMGLAAFADLDDLCFLVRSVDAPEPPHPSRMEVLLGRGPFTLDGERELLRRHRIDVVVTKDSGGAATAPKLVAAREAGLPVVVVRRPLVPGGVPVLPNPGKAAQWVREHLEQGSFPVID